The following are encoded in a window of Corythoichthys intestinalis isolate RoL2023-P3 chromosome 8, ASM3026506v1, whole genome shotgun sequence genomic DNA:
- the sart1 gene encoding U4/U6.U5 tri-snRNP-associated protein 1, whose translation MGSSKKHKEKSRDREAEERRRDHKKHRRKERDRDASDRDATRDKERRKRSASRDRSGRGRGERSGGEPRVKKEKTDRPYDEGNGEVQAQSASGDASLSVEETNKLRAKLGLKPLELTDGKKELGTKEEPLVAETINPALAQKEKDLKEKLAAMKEKRLLNQKLGKVKTLAEDDWLEDAAAWVEKSRKAAKEKEMAEKRAKLLEEMDQEFGVSTLVEEEFGRGRRGGAYTARDLKGLKVQHQVDSFGEGQTVILTLQDKGVLEEEEDVLENVGLVDKEKADKNVELKKKKPDYKPYEEEESVDDMVSFKSRSVLSKYDEEIEGEKKKSFRLQTGGLADGERERELRAVRETLRAQAQSLAMPSLTVASEYYSPQEMVGFKKTKRRVKKIRKKEKTSVADFLLLDDSRKNDFGSRTRGRGRKSDFENEEEEQKWPHETAPTAMSDDVRTADMDISDEDDFAPPEPAVLEEDEAEQELQKQLEKQRKLRQKKLLKDSGEKIAERVKRLARNDPDGDGEKRNNIVFNATSEFCRTLGDIPTYGLSGNREDQEDMMDFEEEDEKEDGGGADSDAEDNVGWSSVNLDEEKHNPDFVTASATILDEEPIVNSGLAAALHLCKNKGLLETEVQKVARVKATKGALPNDNYCIEDKMGFDDKYSRREEYRGFTQDFKDKDGYKPDVKIEYVDESGRKLTPKEAFRQLSHRFHGKGSGKMKTERRMKKLEEEALLKKMSSSDTPLGTVALLQEKQKSQKTPYIVLSGSGKSMNANNITK comes from the coding sequence ATGGGCTCGTCCAAGAAACACAAGGAAAAGAGTCGCGACCGGGAAGCAGAGGAGCGCCGTCGCGACCACAAGAAACACCGGCGCAAGGAGCGCGACAGAGACGCGTCGGACCGCGACGCAACCCGGGACAAGGAGCGACGGAAGCGCTCGGCGTCCCGGGACAGGAGCGGTCGCGGCAGAGGCGAGAGGAGCGGCGGGGAACCTCGCGTCAAGAAGGAGAAGACGGACAGGCCGTACGATGAAGGAAACGGCGAGGTTCAAGCTCAGTCGGCCAGCGGCGACGCGTCCCTCAGCGTGGAGGAGACCAACAAGCTCCGGGCCAAGCTGGGCTTGAAACCGCTGGAGTTGACCGACGGCAAAAAGGAGCTGGGAACCAAGGAGGAGCCGCTGGTGGCCGAAACCATCAACCCGGCTCTGGCGCAGAAGGAGAAGGACTTAAAGGAGAAACTGGCGGCCATGAAGGAGAAACGCCTGCTGAACCAGAAGCTGGGCAAAGTCAAGACCCTGGCCGAGGACGACTGGCTAGAGGACGCCGCCGCGTGGGTGGAGAAGAGCCGCAAGGCGGCCAAGGAAAAGGAAATGGCGGAGAAGCGAGCCAAACTCCTGGAAGAGATGGACCAGGAGTTCGGCGTCAGCACCCTGGTGGAGGAAGAGTTCGGGCGCGGCCGGAGAGGCGGCGCCTACACGGCGCGAGATCTCAAAGGTCTTAAAGTGCAACACCAAGTGGACTCCTTCGGCGAGGGTCAGACGGTCATACTCACCTTGCAGGACAAAGGCGTGCTAGAAGAAGAGGAGGACGTGCTGGAGAATGTGGGGCTGGTGGACAAGGAGAAGGCGGACAAGAACGTGGAGCTCAAGAAGAAAAAGCCCGACTATAAGCCCTACGAGGAGGAGGAGAGCGTGGACGACATGGTCAGCTTCAAGTCGCGCTCGGTGCTGTCCAAGTACGACGAGGAGATCGAGGGCGAGAAGAAGAAGAGTTTCCGCTTGCAGACGGGCGGCTTGGCCGACGGCGAGCGCGAACGGGAGCTGAGAGCCGTCCGGGAGACGCTACGCGCTCAGGCGCAGTCCTTGGCGATGCCCTCGCTCACCGTGGCGTCCGAGTACTACTCGCCTCAGGAGATGGTGGGCTTCAAAAAGACCAAGCGTCGCGTGAAGAAGATCCGCAAGAAGGAAAAGACCTCGGTGGCCGACTTTTTGCTCCTGGACGACTCGCGCAAGAACGATTTCGGGTCCAGGACGCGGGGGCGCGGACGGAAAAGCGACTTTGAAAACGAGGAGGAGGAGCAAAAGTGGCCGCACGAAACGGCGCCGACGGCCATGTCGGACGACGTGCGGACGGCGGACATGGACATCAGCGACGAGGATGACTTTGCGCCGCCCGAGCCCGCCGTCCTGGAGGAGGACGAGGCCGAGCAGGAGCTGCAGAAACAGCTGGAGAAGCAGAGAAAGCTACGTCAGAAGAAGCTCCTCAAGGACTCCGGCGAGAAGATCGCCGAGCGGGTGAAGCGGCTGGCGCGGAACGACCCCGACGGAGACGGCGAGAAACGCAACAACATCGTCTTCAACGCCACCTCCGAGTTCTGCCGGACGCTGGGCGACATCCCCACCTACGGCCTGTCGGGCAACCGCGAGGACCAGGAGGACATGATGGACTTCGAGGAGGAGGACGAGAAGGAGGACGGCGGGGGCGCCGACTCGGACGCCGAGGACAACGTGGGCTGGAGCAGCGTCAACCTGGACGAGGAGAAGCACAACCCCGACTTCGTCACGGCGTCGGCCACCATCCTGGACGAGGAGCCCATCGTCAATTCGGGTCTGGCCGCCGCGCTGCACCTCTGCAAGAACAAAGGACTCCTGGAAACGGAGGTGCAGAAAGTGGCGCGCGTGAAAGCCACCAAAGGCGCCCTGCCCAACGACAACTACTGCATCGAGGACAAGATGGGCTTCGACGACAAATACAGCCGGCGCGAGGAGTACCGCGGCTTCACGCAGGACTTCAAGGACAAGGACGGCTACAAACCCGACGTCAAGATCGAGTACGTGGACGAGTCGGGGCGCAAGCTGACGCCCAAGGAAGCCTTCCGCCAGCTCTCGCACCGCTTCCACGGCAAGGGATCGGGGAAGATGAAGACGGAGCGCCGCATGAAGAAGCTGGAGGAGGAGGCGCTGCTCAAGAAGATGAGCAGCAGTGACACGCCGCTCGGGACGGTGGCGTTGCTTCAGGAGAAGCAGAAGTCGCAGAAGACGCCCTACATCGTGCTCAGCGGGAGCGGAAAGAGCATGAATGCTAATAACATCACCAAATAA